CGTCGCGCAGCTAGAAACAGACGAGCGAGTAGTGTTCGCCCAGCGAATCATCATTTTGTCGCCACGCGACTCCATCGTTGACGGTGCATTTCTCAAATACTCGCTACTGTCTGACGCAATGCAGATGCGAATTCATGAAAGGGGCACAGGCGCTACCGTCAAGGGCATCAAAGCGACGCTGCTAAAATCTTTGGAATTGTCCTTTCCAGGAATCGCCGAACAGCAGCGTATCGTCGGCATCCTCGACGAAGCGTTTGCCGGCATCGCCACCGCCAAAGCCAACGCCGAGAAGAACCTTCGGAATGCCCGGGAGTTGTTTGAGAGTGAGTTGAATGCGGTCTTTACTCGACGTGGTGACGGTTGGGTGGAGAAGACGCTTGGCGAAATTGGCAGGACGCAAACTGGCACCACGCCGAAGACCTCTGTGAGAGAGTACTTTGGCGACTTCATACCTTTCGTGAAACCAGCGGATTTCAAGGCGGATGGGTCGCTGAACTATGAGAACGACGGACTCTCGGAGAAAGGTC
The sequence above is drawn from the Planctomycetia bacterium genome and encodes:
- a CDS encoding restriction endonuclease subunit S; translation: MKSKWESRGLGDLCRFIDYRGKTPKKTKDGLRLITAKNVKMGFIQDEPLEFVCPSTYESWMTRGIPEKGDVIFTTEAPLGNVAQLETDERVVFAQRIIILSPRDSIVDGAFLKYSLLSDAMQMRIHERGTGATVKGIKATLLKSLELSFPGIAEQQRIVGILDEAFAGIATAKANAEKNLRNARELFESELNAVFTRRGDGWVEKTLGEIGRTQTGTTPKTSVREYFGDFIPFVKPADFKADGSLNYENDGLSEKGLSEARKVPAESVVMVCIGATIGKCGLCDRDITTNQQVNALVPFGDAYYRFLYFQMRTETFQRLVISSSAQATLPIISKS